One window from the genome of Candidatus Deferrimicrobium sp. encodes:
- a CDS encoding SEL1-like repeat protein, with protein sequence MNHRLRILLAVVSLLLSLLPSPALAESAKVRQGVKQVEARQYKKAMNSFRDALRKDPNDAEAMTRIGDLHASGQGVPRSDREAVKWYVKAASLGNAAARFALAARYASGRGVGEDPAAAAKWCRLAADQGHPGAQSLLGYLYEHGMGVPRDESESLAWYRKAAEGGDVAAQKLLGWRHLEGSGVPKDPTAAAMWYGKAAEAGDPDAQVRLAGMYRDGIGVPKEPVEAAKWFRKAAEKGNAEAFAGYGRALLYGRGVAQNVPAAADWIRRAAERGVPEGIFLRGVLYAYGRGEPKDDAEALDAYRRSAEEGYVDGQLQIAGMYLTGRGAPPSDNTAAAWYLRAAEAGSPDAQVMLGWMHEVGRGVPKDLGESVRWYRRAAAQGNTSASARLKRLETPRGETSPSLQKKSTQE encoded by the coding sequence GTGAACCACCGGCTGCGGATTCTCCTCGCCGTCGTGTCGCTCCTGCTTTCCCTCCTTCCATCCCCGGCGCTCGCCGAGAGCGCGAAGGTCCGGCAGGGGGTGAAGCAGGTCGAGGCCCGCCAGTACAAGAAGGCCATGAACAGCTTCCGTGACGCCCTCAGGAAAGACCCGAACGACGCGGAGGCGATGACGCGCATCGGGGACCTTCACGCGTCGGGGCAGGGAGTTCCCCGCAGCGACAGGGAGGCCGTGAAGTGGTACGTGAAGGCGGCGTCCCTCGGGAACGCCGCGGCGCGCTTCGCCCTGGCCGCCCGGTACGCGAGCGGGCGCGGCGTCGGGGAGGATCCCGCGGCGGCGGCGAAATGGTGCCGGCTTGCGGCGGACCAGGGGCACCCCGGCGCGCAATCCCTCCTCGGCTACCTGTACGAACATGGGATGGGCGTCCCGCGGGACGAGTCGGAGTCCCTCGCGTGGTACAGGAAGGCCGCCGAGGGCGGGGATGTCGCGGCGCAGAAACTGCTCGGGTGGAGGCACCTCGAGGGGAGCGGGGTCCCGAAAGATCCCACGGCGGCCGCGATGTGGTACGGGAAGGCCGCGGAAGCCGGCGATCCCGACGCCCAGGTGCGGCTCGCGGGGATGTACCGGGACGGGATCGGGGTCCCGAAGGAACCGGTCGAAGCGGCAAAGTGGTTTCGGAAGGCCGCGGAGAAGGGGAACGCGGAGGCGTTCGCGGGGTACGGGCGGGCCCTTCTCTACGGGCGCGGCGTGGCCCAGAACGTCCCGGCGGCGGCGGACTGGATCCGGAGGGCCGCGGAGCGTGGCGTACCGGAAGGGATCTTCCTTCGGGGAGTTCTCTACGCCTACGGCCGGGGCGAGCCGAAGGACGATGCCGAGGCGCTCGACGCGTACCGGCGATCGGCGGAGGAGGGGTACGTCGACGGGCAGCTGCAGATCGCCGGGATGTACCTCACGGGGCGCGGAGCTCCGCCGAGCGACAACACGGCGGCCGCCTGGTACCTTCGCGCGGCGGAAGCGGGGAGCCCGGACGCCCAGGTGATGCTGGGGTGGATGCACGAAGTCGGCCGGGGCGTTCCGAAGGACCTCGGCGAGTCGGTCCGCTGGTACCGGCGAGCGGCGGCCCAGGGGAACACCTCCGCCAGCGCCCGCCTGAAGCGCCTCGAGACCCCGCGTGGGGAAACGAGCCCATCGCTTCAGAAGAAGTCTACGCAGGAATAG